A stretch of Girardinichthys multiradiatus isolate DD_20200921_A chromosome 20, DD_fGirMul_XY1, whole genome shotgun sequence DNA encodes these proteins:
- the si:ch211-117k10.3 gene encoding Krueppel-like factor 15 isoform X2 codes for MVSLSSRTLIVESELFRESSSSLFSFSEEDGVCMRFCNSPGASQQGILQSFSPEEGEYREEKEDENECGSLEIFHGATEDAGLDYQEPKLLEFSFHPSSPFSPTLEDIEEFLKEKMEQVKEDLMSAKEETSPLLCSFINSPSSSVPSASSTETKSEPGVSASLCISSPETPEKEKNAPDQADLSPPTHTNPSPAIVTPPMLLGSPVVLQLQHLPLAQAPAGSPPSAQSGIWLTHLVMGVQGATAPNLTLVAPQVSSTPTTTTLLPLSSDNKSADQKYVKIAPLPITTRTLEITAVGGGQGTDVLKAAAPRVNRVSPTERVHKCSHPGCGKMYTKSSHLKAHFRRHTGEKPYTCSWPECGWKCSGPWGIF; via the exons ATGGTGTCCCTCAGCAGCAGAACACTGATTGTGGAGTCTGAGCTATTCAGGgaaagcagcagcagcctgTTCTCCTTCTCAGAGGAGGATGGGGTCTGCATGCGCTTCTGCAATAGCCCTGGGGCCAGTCAGCAGGGGATCCTGCAAAGCTTCAGCCCTGAAGAGGGGGAGTATAGAGAGGAGAAGGAGGATGAAAACGAATGTGGTAGTCTGGAGATTTTTCACGGTGCAACTGAGGATGCAGGACTGGATTATCAAGAGCCTAAGCTGTTGGAATTTTCTTTTCATCCGTCTTCAcctttctctcccactttggaGGACATAGAGGAATTTCTGAAGGAAAAGATGGAGCAAGTGAAGGAGGACCTAATGAGTGCTAAAGAGGAAACCTCTCCTCTGCTGTGCAGCTTCATCAACTCTCCGTCATCCTCTGTACCCTCAGCTTCCTCAACAGAGACTAAAAGTGAGCCAGGTGTCAGTGCTTCCCTTTGCATTTCCTCCCCAGAGACCCctgagaaagagaaaaatgctCCCGACCAGGCTGACCTTTCCCCTCCTACTCACACAAACCCCTCACCAGCCATTGTGACCCCACCGATGCTCCTTGGATCTCCAGTTGTCCTCCAGCTACAGCATTTACCTTTGGCTCAGGCGCCTGCAGGGTCTCCTCCATCAGCCCAAAGTGGCATTTGGCTCACTCATCTGGTCATGGGGGTCCAGGGTGCTACAGCTCCAAATCTCACCTTGGTGGCCCCCCAGGTTTCCTCCACACCTACCACCACCACCCTGTTGCCACTAAGCAGTGATAACAAATCAGCAGATCAGAAATATGTGAAGATTGCACCTCTGCCTATCACCACAAGGACTCTAGAGATCACCGCAGTGGGAGGAGGTCAGGGGACTGATGTCCTAAAAGCAGCGGCCCCCCGGGTGAACAGGGTGTCGCCCACTGAGAGGGTCCACAAGTGCTCCCACCCGGGCTGTGGGAAGATGTACACGAAGAGCAGCCATCTGAAGGCACACTTCCGCCGGCATACTGGAGAGAAACCCTACACATGCAGCTGGCCGGAGTGCGGCTGGAA GTGCTCAGGCCCCTGGGGAATCTTTTAG
- the si:ch211-117k10.3 gene encoding Krueppel-like factor 15 isoform X1, translating to MVSLSSRTLIVESELFRESSSSLFSFSEEDGVCMRFCNSPGASQQGILQSFSPEEGEYREEKEDENECGSLEIFHGATEDAGLDYQEPKLLEFSFHPSSPFSPTLEDIEEFLKEKMEQVKEDLMSAKEETSPLLCSFINSPSSSVPSASSTETKSEPGVSASLCISSPETPEKEKNAPDQADLSPPTHTNPSPAIVTPPMLLGSPVVLQLQHLPLAQAPAGSPPSAQSGIWLTHLVMGVQGATAPNLTLVAPQVSSTPTTTTLLPLSSDNKSADQKYVKIAPLPITTRTLEITAVGGGQGTDVLKAAAPRVNRVSPTERVHKCSHPGCGKMYTKSSHLKAHFRRHTGEKPYTCSWPECGWKFSRSDELSRHRRSHSGIKPYECTLCEKKFARSDHLSKHTKVHRSSRPGRVIRTTV from the exons ATGGTGTCCCTCAGCAGCAGAACACTGATTGTGGAGTCTGAGCTATTCAGGgaaagcagcagcagcctgTTCTCCTTCTCAGAGGAGGATGGGGTCTGCATGCGCTTCTGCAATAGCCCTGGGGCCAGTCAGCAGGGGATCCTGCAAAGCTTCAGCCCTGAAGAGGGGGAGTATAGAGAGGAGAAGGAGGATGAAAACGAATGTGGTAGTCTGGAGATTTTTCACGGTGCAACTGAGGATGCAGGACTGGATTATCAAGAGCCTAAGCTGTTGGAATTTTCTTTTCATCCGTCTTCAcctttctctcccactttggaGGACATAGAGGAATTTCTGAAGGAAAAGATGGAGCAAGTGAAGGAGGACCTAATGAGTGCTAAAGAGGAAACCTCTCCTCTGCTGTGCAGCTTCATCAACTCTCCGTCATCCTCTGTACCCTCAGCTTCCTCAACAGAGACTAAAAGTGAGCCAGGTGTCAGTGCTTCCCTTTGCATTTCCTCCCCAGAGACCCctgagaaagagaaaaatgctCCCGACCAGGCTGACCTTTCCCCTCCTACTCACACAAACCCCTCACCAGCCATTGTGACCCCACCGATGCTCCTTGGATCTCCAGTTGTCCTCCAGCTACAGCATTTACCTTTGGCTCAGGCGCCTGCAGGGTCTCCTCCATCAGCCCAAAGTGGCATTTGGCTCACTCATCTGGTCATGGGGGTCCAGGGTGCTACAGCTCCAAATCTCACCTTGGTGGCCCCCCAGGTTTCCTCCACACCTACCACCACCACCCTGTTGCCACTAAGCAGTGATAACAAATCAGCAGATCAGAAATATGTGAAGATTGCACCTCTGCCTATCACCACAAGGACTCTAGAGATCACCGCAGTGGGAGGAGGTCAGGGGACTGATGTCCTAAAAGCAGCGGCCCCCCGGGTGAACAGGGTGTCGCCCACTGAGAGGGTCCACAAGTGCTCCCACCCGGGCTGTGGGAAGATGTACACGAAGAGCAGCCATCTGAAGGCACACTTCCGCCGGCATACTGGAGAGAAACCCTACACATGCAGCTGGCCGGAGTGCGGCTGGAA GTTCTCTCGATCTGACGAGCTGTCTCGCCACCGCCGCTCTCACTCGGGCATCAAACCGTATGAATGCACTCTATGTGAGAAGAAGTTTGCTCGCAGCGACCATTtatccaaacacacaaaagtcCACCGCAGCTCCAGGCCCGGCAGGGTGATCAGGACCACTGTGTGA